aggtTATAAATCACATTTACAAATGTAGAGACAATTGGACACGGGAGCAAGTATAGGAAATACTGTGATAGCACTAAAGTGGATATAATGCCGCTCAAAGTAAAACCTTCAAATTAGAAGATTTAATTATATAGTTAgcacctaaccttgcaaagcagatggatacacccgcttccgtgtttctcacttgcgaatccatcttgcaaagctcccatctgaaccgtttgggcccggttagaaagtgtcaggaccaatcagcaatgaggggccgtactttcaggcgcagcagagtcgtgacgtaaacaagcagcagcaagagctggtgcagttatggaggaagagattagcatggatgctgcgcacgtgcagctcgatagcgacTACGTCACACgtttcgttgctctgattgttcTGTAGAaatctgacagacagaacgttcacccaatcaccctctgagtttttttcaaagcctctgccttttctcagacgtttcctattgaagctttcccagatggatgtgtgaaacacatccatctggcgtgtcaggtcagTTAGCACCAGAAGTGGATATTAAATATATGCAAACATAAATCAGATGATATCGGTTGTTCAGATAGAGCCTTGATCAGAAATACCATAGATGAAAGGATGCATTACAGATGAATGGAAAAACAGTGAAATCATTGATTTTGTCCACAATCctcccaagaatcagaaaaatacaTTCCCTCCACCCCTCTCCTTCTCCACCTTCAGAAAAAGtatgctaaaacaagctgttcttgGATTTTCCCCTGATGATGCcatgtggagagttagccccgcccccaggttcagttggtaaaatatgtgacctttaatgacATAAAAGCGCTgttaataaaatgttaataaaaaaaatgcagtggaaaataaatacaagtttattttgtcagtcttactgtagcctgtttgaatgtgATAGGTGCAACGTTAATCATTTTACTCTATCATATCAGCACTCAGATGTGATTCTGAGTGCTCTGGATTTTGTTCTTACTAAGAaattacagataagaaaactttGAGGAATGTCGTACTCTTCTTGACAACTGCATTAGTGGATTTTAAGAACAAATGTCTTCCTCGGAACAGCTGCTGAATGAGGCCCATTGTATTCCATAAACcttaatgtttaaaacattcacTATTAAACTTCTGCTTGTTTGTGCATGAAAGCAGTTCTTATATAATACAGTGCGTGTGCTCAGGCATATGCCAGTCTTTTTAAGGATGCCATAAGGGTCTATTGGGAAAAGATGGAGGATCTGTTCCTATCCAGGCCTGCCAAAGTCCCAGAGGGTGCGAGGGGAGGGAACACAGGGGACAGGGAGGGAGGCAGGGCACAGCTGTGGGGACAGATCGCCTCGCTGGAGCCGTGCCAACACAGACAAAGACCTGGGTGCCGTTGTGTTCTTGTTGTGTCCTTACTCTCTCTTCTTGCTCTATATAACAGTGCATTCTCTGACACCTACAATGTCACAGTAGAAAAGAACAGAGCAGTGACTTTATAACAGCTCTTAATTTTATTTGCCAGCAGCACAGAGCACTGTGCTTCTGCAAAGGCTGCAAGAAAACCTCGTTAAAAACGTTAACACCTACATCCTCCAGAGCAAGACCAGCACAGATTTAGAGAAaatatttatgaaaagaaatcagagtggctactgtaaataaaaccaCGTAGAGGAAAACTACAGTAACACTAACGGTGTCCTGCTAAGGCTTAGCATCTTATTGTTAGAACATTTATCACTCCCATGTCTTAGTTACAGcctgtgattaaaaacaaagacgTTTAAGTATTATAGAAGCGTATTAAAAGAGTATTGGTCATTAATGGTGATGGGTAAAGTTCCCCCAGTTAGGATTTCTCTtgctccactcttcttggaaggcaagatttttcagtgtttctgtgggaatttgagcCCACTCATtatgtagagcatttatgaggtcagactcTGATGTTGAATGAGaaagcctggctcacaatctctgttccaggtcatctcaaaggtgcttgatgtggttgaggtcaaggctgtgtgcaggccagtcaagttcttccaaaccaaactcatcaaaccatgtctttatagtccttgctgtgtgcactggggcacagtcatgttggaatagaaaaaagCCTTCCacaaactgtttccacaaagttggaagtataGCACCATCCAAAATGTCTCTGTATGCTGAAGCATACCAAGATCGGCCTTtagagataaggggtctagcccaaaccctgaaaaacagccacatacCATTACCTCTCCTCAACCAAACttcacacttggcacagtgcagtcagacaggtagcGTTCTCCatttgactgccaaacagagaagcatgattcattACACCACAGAATAAATTTCTACTGCTCCACGGTGcagtgttggtgtttttttgaCACCAGCGTTATCCAAACTTTATTTCTGGTGACCCACATTTTACAAGGTACAAGCCATCACAACCCAACAACTTTACTTTTCGTACTTTTTGTTGCCTATAAAGTCTTCCTTCTGTGCCGTCcttggctggttggttgagctgatggcTGGTGCTAGCTTGGGTAATGTCGTTCTGTTTTGCAAGTGTGGAAGAGGCCACTTCACCTCCGTCATATTGGCCTTCTTTGCATTCTTGCCCCTTTGGACCATCAGTagctgtctggtctggaacaaGGCATTTCTTTTTTAGATTACAGTTATTGATGCTTGAGTAAATAAAGCCAAGCTTCAACAATAgtaattttagtcatttcttcattttgtcagCTGCTTTTAgagccttgttttgtgttttatattgttGGAGAGCATGAATGTTGAAGGGTGGAGCCCCTCCATGTGGTTATAATGTGTACCTCAGACATAAATGTGACATTAAATACTGTAGCAAAAAAGTTCTGAAAACTCATTCGGTACTTAgagagttgactgtggaatatccagcataTTAATCTTATTGCAAAAATggaatccatcacagtaccatgcttaaAGTGACTGAGCTCTTCAGGATAACCCATTTGGGATCCCAAATATTTGTAAATGGGAACTGCATGGCTAGGTTCTTGGTTTTATACCCCTGTGGCAACTGGTCTGATTCAAACACCTGAATTAAACAACTACAatgtgtggccaaatacttttgtccatatagtgtataccTGAAGTAATCTGTTCCATCAGCTGTTGGTTTTATAAAGCTTTGGGCACTACTGCCATAACAAACACCAAATATTTTGGTTTGATTAGGTTCATCTTTTGCAGACCTTTACTAAGGGGCGACCATGAccgtggggcaggaagtgacatactaattttgttggatttttccttagtttgtggtgtgttatttttgattttacacCCTCAACCCCAACCTTCAGGGTTTGGGTACCTAACACTCTATGGTTTTTGCTTAGTTTGTCCATCCATTTTCtctactgcttatcccgttgggggtctgGAGTCTGTgctggagtctatcccagctgtcattgggagAGAGGCGggttacaccctggactggttgccagtcaatcgcagggcttgcttagtttgtggtgtgttaaattGAAATCTATCCCCCCTTggtaaatttagatttttattcataaaattctgtttcTGAGGAAAACAGCCACATATCGTAACCTCTGACAGCAAATGCACTGGGGTGATATATGTCATTTCCCGCCCAGTGGTCGAGGTCACCCTATTGTAGAGGCCTGCAGCTGAGCgcccccaccatagaggtctgcagccagatcctctcagattttgaACACCTTGCACTCAAATGTTGAGTCTTAGACCCTAACTGGTCAACAATACTACAAAACAAAGTGGTCTCAGGTTTTAGGTACTCTGAATAAATCATGATTCCTCTCTTCATCCCTTAACTTTAGCTCTCTCTCTATTTATCCTTCTCTCCCCTATAGGTGAAGAAGCTTCCTAAACATTTGAGGGAGGCTCAGATCTCAACAGAGAGAACTCACTTGATTTCCGACCCGGCAAAGAAACCACGTCAGCGATACGTGCAGAAGGATGGCAAGTGCAACGTTCATCATGGAAACGTCCAAGAGACCTACCGTTACCTCAGTGACCTGTTCACCACGCTGGTGGACCTACGATGGCGTCTTAGTTTCTTCATTTTCACCTTGGTGTATGTAGTCAACTGGCTTTTCTTTGGCTTCCTGTGGTGGCTGATAGCACTCATCCGTGGGGATCTTCTGCATGCCGACGAGGAGGGCTGGACCCCCTGCGTGGAGAACCTCAACAGTTTTGTGTCAGCCTTCCTCTTCTCCATTGAAACAGAGACCACCATCGGGTACGGTTATCGTGTAATCACGGAGAAATGTCCTGAAGGTATCATTCTGCTTTTGGTGCAGGCCATCTTGGGTTCCATTGTGAATGCAATGATGGTGGGCTGCATGTTTGTCAAGATCTCACAGCCAAAGAACCGCGCCGAGACCCTGATGTTCTCGCACAATGCTGTCATATCGGTGCGAGACAACAAGATGTGCCTGATGTTTCGAGTGGGAGACCTGAGGAACTCTCACATCGTGGAAGCATCGATCAGAGCTAAGCTGATCCGCTCGCAGCAGACCAAGGAGGGGGAGTTCATCCCGCTCAACCAGACTGACATAAACATCGGCTTTGACACGGGAGACGACCGGCTGTTCCTGGTGTCGCCGCTTATCATCTCACATGAGATCAATGAAAAGAGCCCCTTCTGGGAGATGACACAGGCTCAAATGGAGAAAGAGGAGTTCGAGATTGTGGTGATCCTTGAAGGCATGGTGGAGGCCACAGGTACGTACTGGGGGCAGGGACGAAATACTGAAAGGGAGAAAGGTGGAAATGGAGGTCATATAcatgagagagagacagattaATGGAGATAGACATCAGTGAAACCTTTGATGCAGGAAGTAACTGAGTGGGAGGGATGGGGAGAAGTATAAACGGATGGAAAGAGAGGCGGATGACATGGAGATAAACACAGcttaaaaagaggaaacagaaaTGAATACATGTAAGTGCTGCTGACTGCAAAAGATAATATGGTAATGGatggaaagacagagagaaacattACCAGACAATCAGCTGCCCAAGAGAGTAATGAAAAAGATTAATGCATTTTAGGACCTTAGGGGGATCTTGGTTcattagcttgatgctaacacatattGGAAAATGCCCCTGAAAGGCTAACAAAACAACTGCAATCATTTTCACTGAGGAAATGATGTACTTTTACCTTTGCACTTTCATTTACAGGAATATATTTCTTAAATCCTGTGGAGATAAACCTTAAATCTGCTGACTTGTTATGCCTGATTCACCATTACTCTATGCTAGCTTTATCTGTATCACTTCATGGGTCATATCTCTTTGCTGCCACCTACTGGTGGCtcgtttaaaatgttttcatatgcACATTTCCTTGACATTAATGGAGCGTCTATGACTTTTAGTAAGGAGGAGGTGTAAATGTGTATCTTCAACTACAAGTCCATGAAAGGCCAAATTAACAGGAAATAACCTTAAACATaacacaacattttttattgcacattatagaTCTAACTCTCAAActttttcatatatattttttgtgtttatactTCAGATAAATGTTTTACACTATATTGAGTGAATGGCTGGTCCGTCATTCTCCTCGTGGGAGTGGTGGAGCGGTGCTCTGGTGCCCTCTATTGACCACGGGTCAGTACATCTTCTACTGGGGAGTTTATTGTTTGTGaaaatttttcttgtttgttgtgATCTGACTTGCCAGACATgctttttcacacatccatgtgatatatttcacatccatcagggCAACAGCCCGTAGGAAGGGAAGAATCTTTCAAATAAATCTTTGTCCAGTCATCGGAGGGGGAGTGGACAAATCTTCGGCTTATCAAATTCATTAGCGGCCaatgagagcaacaaaacatacaaCCTAATAGGCGTGCACCAGCAAGACTTGGCCATTttcattgttcactatcagtggagcctgTTGATAAATCAAACTTGATGAAACTGGTTGGGTAGAGGGCATAAACATCTTTTAGCTTTCCGTGTGGTTCTTTGagtcttcttttaataaagaaatgtccagttctgctGCTATCTATGCCCATTTCTTCACTCTTTGCATTGTTTAGAAGCTAACAGTACAACCTATCCATGTCCAAACATAAGCACTTCTGACTAAGCTTTGCTAGATGGAGCCACCTGAAGACAAAGATGGAATCTCGTCAGTGCTTTGGCTTTGTGCGGTCAACACGACAGCCTAGTGAGGAACAAGCGGACAACAGTAGACTGTAAAAGACAAAAGATGAACAACAAATATTATTCTgattatccatccatcaattttctacaccgcttattcCGTTACGGGTTGCAggggggctgaagcctatcccagctgtcatcgggcgagaggcggggtacaccctagactggtcgccagtcaatcgcagggctgacatatagagacagacaaccaggcatgctcacattcacgcCTACGGCCAATTTGGAGTCACCAATTaatctaatgagcatgttttttgggaggaagtcagagtacccagagagaacggGGAGAACaggcaaactccacacagaaaggccctgaccgggaagtgaaccagcgaccttcttgctgtgaggcaccAGCgttaacccctgcgccgccgtaCCACCGGCTGATTATTTCCATGATTATTTCTATTACTACTACTTCGACTacttctaataataataatgataacaaatgTAGTAGTCTGAGTCAGATGGGTCTAAGATCCAGATGAATCTGTGAGGCACAGAGGCCATGAAAAACCCACAGCATTGACAGAAATTTGGATCTGTAGAACAAAAATACCTACAGCACATGATATGCAGTAGTATGATATTAATACATTCAGGCAGTCTGGCAGTCTCGGCCTATAGCAGCATAACTAACTAACTCTGAGATATTCAAATTGGTtggatgatctgaaatatttaattgtgataaatatgcaaaaaactcaggaatcagaaagtgGGCAAATACTTTCTCACGGCAATGTACgtatattttgaaaattcagGTACCCTAAGGGGTACCCCTACCCCTACATACCTCAGACCCACTGTAGCCTATAGATTTATCTACATCACAGCGTTCACCAATCTTGattcagaaataaaatgtgcaaaaaggtttattttatcATTCCACATACAGTCTCTGTACTAAGAAATAATTCAAACTTTATCTGTTATCTTCACTTTTATGGAAAAGTGAATCAGACAACAGATTTGTCAGACCATTGAAAACAGTACCAGTGCCATTATAGCCCCAGTGTTCTCTCATCCACATTTCCACTGTTGCTACTTCAAGGTTATGTCTTTGATattgtttatttcaaaatgaatgAAGTGTAGCTACCCTCACTGCTGGTCTGTGTTTTGGGTAAAGGCCAAGCAGCTCTGAAAAGTGCTCCAGGCTGGTTACTGTTACCAGGCAGACATGGCCAGGTGTTTCTGTAAAGTTCCACACAGTTTCTGTGGAATCAAGGCTGAAACAGggagaataaagcaacaaaacagtCTAAATAATTGGATTATGATGAATTTATTTAACTGAATATCTGATCAGCTGACAACTAAGAGTAAAGTCAGTGATCCAGCATGTTTTCTGTGAGGTATTGACTAACACCAGATTTCTTTTATGACTCGACATCATTGTTTACTGTCCTTTGTTTAAAGTCTAATTATAATCCAGGCATTTAAAGAGGAATAAATTCAACATGATGCTAATTGTTATATTTTGGATCCCTACATGACTCACACTGATTGTGCGTTGAATCTCGTTCACACAGTCATCTTTTCTCACCCGAGCTCTCTAATGCGATCAGGCAAAGCTTTTTCATGCATCTGAAAATTTCTGCTCTATTTCATTTGAGGTTGTTTTCTTCCTCCAAAGCACCAGTAGTCATCATGCTTCCTGCTAGCGCTGCTGGATACTTGACTCAGGCATTAAATCACTTTTCGCTTCAATGGCAGAGACTATAGCATCCAACAGGGTTACACTGTCACTGTACTGACTGCTAGGCAACAGTAGCCCCGCCCCTTATCCTTCACTGTTGACCTCAATGAGGAAGAGATCAACAGGAAGAGATCAACAGGAAGTCCTGGATGCATATTTCTAGGTTTCGTTTCTTTAGGATCTTGAAGTGGCAGTAGTTGCAGTTCTGGATTGTTCCATCTTGTGTTGTTTGAAACTACATGTGGACACAGACTTAAAGGACGTCTCCTGATAAAATAccacaggaaaaagaaaaaagaaaatttagtgctgttaaaaagtgtttgCCCTCTTCCAGTAATGTGCCACtgactgatttatttaaacACAGCAGGAATGTAAGGATGTAAAGAGGCTTTCTTTTTGCTTGTCGCAACTGGTTGTAGcttttcttggtgtttttgtgCCTGCTTCttctttatttgttgtttaagtAGGTAGCAAACTGTTACAAGCATCATTGCCCCCTGTCCTAGGATAGTTACTGTATTGTTAAGATTGTGTGTATTCCCACTTTCCTCTCCATTcaagtgtattttttatatGCACCAATGCAAGATATCTGAACTTTGACAGTTTGGACCAAATATAATACattaaatgtctaaattaatAGCAATTAGTTTtatgaagtgttttaaaagaAGTGGCTGTTTCTGCATGCCTCATCTCCTCAGGTAGGTTGTTTCAACCTGTTGTTAAGGCTATGAATgtcttttgatttttacttaCAGTATAAATGCTCCTAAATTAACCCTTAGAGCAGTCGCTCCATGCCGCAGGCACACCCTTTGTGAATTATTTGGTAATTTTTGAACCGTAAATCATAGGTacttacttgtttttccctTCGAAAACTCTCTGTTGTGGCTTTCTAAAAAAGTTCTCCATATATCCATAGCTTTTAGAAAACATTTtccagcaagcctggaacttggctgaatTTTCAGcagtctttaaagattaaatcaatGCGAGTTACTCCCACATTGGACGTCTTTCAATCCAATTCTAataaaattttttattttttcctgttcGCTGGCTACACTGGTTAGCCCACCACcatattttctgtttgtatcccagaatgcattgtgagtgggctgtgacaaccaatgggaAGCGGTTCCATTGTCAAGTCATACTTTGCAGACGGCATATGCACAGACTTAGAAAATTAAGAAGAGAGTCTAAATGAGccataatacaaaaaaataaacacagggaGTCACTgtactttaaataatgactcaaattccaaCAGTGCAAGgacctttttttgtaaaaatgtgaatattttgaagacttatGCCTcacaattatgattttttttttcattcagtaGTCCTAAAGAGATGAGAGAACAAAgtttgtgccaaaaaaaaaaccctcttttgtATGAATGTTGACCGTGTTTACATGACAGTCTTTTTAATAGCTTTAATTTCCaattcacttttttctttgtctttgtactccataattttttaaaattcaagtgacgttactgaaacacacacagtcTTAAAGCTGTGGTactaaaaacaatgtttttactTAGCATTCGACCTGGCATCtactttttgaaaaaattaaCCCATAACAGTGTGAACAATATTGTCTTacgctaaccttgcaaagcagattgatacacctgtttcagtgtttctcactggcgaatctatcttgcaaagctcatgTTTGAACCGTTtgggaccaatcagtgttgaagggcagtactttcaggcgcagtggagtcgtgacgtaagcaagcagcaacaagaggccggtgcatggcggaagacattagcgtggatgctgctaaagcgccagttttattagaacttgtcgacatttcttggttaaaagaagaacaaagaacaggagtgagttgttttcttttcaacaacgacaaaagtcatgtactgacatgtctacagtcgccatggtttgtgttattcagtcctgtatggagtttactcctttgatACGGCcgcagcttggtagcggctacgtcacgtgttttgtttgttttggttggcCCATAAAGACGTGACAGaaagaacgttcatccaatcaccctccgcaTTGTTTTCAAtcgctctgccctttcccaatcatctatgagtggtttactagatagatgtgtgaaaaatccatctggtgtgccaggttagtcTTACAGTTATTTGATAGAACAATATGATGCATATGAATGTACACACAAAACATGGAGTAAAAAATAGTTATCAATAAATAGATGATCTAAGGTGTGACATCCTGGAATTTTACAGAGTtaaatggagagaaaagagtTCCAGTGGTCTCATTTCTCCTGTGAGGCCTGCCATCATCACTGAGCTGCTGCCTGGTTATCAGAGTAATTATGAATCAGTCTCAAATCAGCATCACTTGTTTTTCAGGCACTCCCACATCATTAAGGAGACAAAACATAACAAGAT
This region of Cheilinus undulatus linkage group 2, ASM1832078v1, whole genome shotgun sequence genomic DNA includes:
- the kcnj5 gene encoding G protein-activated inward rectifier potassium channel 4, which encodes MAGDSRVLMDHNMEIGVTPAQVKKLPKHLREAQISTERTHLISDPAKKPRQRYVQKDGKCNVHHGNVQETYRYLSDLFTTLVDLRWRLSFFIFTLVYVVNWLFFGFLWWLIALIRGDLLHADEEGWTPCVENLNSFVSAFLFSIETETTIGYGYRVITEKCPEGIILLLVQAILGSIVNAMMVGCMFVKISQPKNRAETLMFSHNAVISVRDNKMCLMFRVGDLRNSHIVEASIRAKLIRSQQTKEGEFIPLNQTDINIGFDTGDDRLFLVSPLIISHEINEKSPFWEMTQAQMEKEEFEIVVILEGMVEATGMTCQARSSYLDTEVLWGYRFTPVLSLEKGFYEVDYNNFHDVYETNTPSCSAKELAAKLREGPLLPQLSLLSPEPKMHTFDPLDRLSEPDPLSPEEDKEERDSGGDRGETNGSAAALEEPPLVDGLPD